In a genomic window of Canis lupus familiaris isolate Mischka breed German Shepherd chromosome 28, alternate assembly UU_Cfam_GSD_1.0, whole genome shotgun sequence:
- the MARVELD1 gene encoding MARVEL domain-containing protein 1 isoform X1: MLPPPPRQPPPQARAVRGAVRLHRAFLRGPLGVLRLLQLLAGAAFWVTIATSRYQGPVHFALFVAVLFWLLTLGLYFLTLLGKHELVPVLGSRWLAVNAAHDLLAAALYGAATGIMIAQTRSHSYCNLKDYQMACAYHAFLAAAVCGGLCLGLYLLSALYGCCRRYQGEQEVA; the protein is encoded by the coding sequence atgctcccgccgcccccgcgccagCCGCCGCCCCAGGCGCGCGCGGTCCGCGGGGCGGTGCGCCTGCACCGGGCCTTCCTGCGCGGCCCGCTGGGCGTGCTGcggctgctgcagctgctggccGGCGCCGCCTTCTGGGTCACCATCGCCACGAGCAGGTACCAGGGCCCCGTGCACTTCGCGCTCTTCGTGGCCGTGCTCTTCTGGCTGCTGACCCTGGGCCTCTACTTCCTCACGCTGCTGGGCAAGCACGAGCTGGTGCCCGTGTTGGGCTCGCGCTGGCTCGCGGTCAACGCGGCGCACGACCTCCTGGCGGCCGCGCTCTACGGCGCCGCGACGGGCATCATGATCGCCCAGACGCGCAGCCACAGCTACTGCAACCTCAAGGATTACCAGATGGCCTGCGCCTACCACGCCTTCCTGGCGGCCGCGGTGTGCGGCGGCCTCTGCCTCGGCCTCTACCTGCTGTCGGCGCTCTACGGCTGCTGCCGCCGCTACCAGGGCGAGCAGGAGGTGGCCTGA